CTTGGCAACGTTCGACCTCTCGGCGCCTGACTGCATCGTGATCGTCACCGCCCATTCTGCTTTCGACATTGATCGGGTCCTCCGCGAGGCGCGGCTGATCGTCGACTCGATGAACGCGACCGGCAGCATGGGGAGAGGAGACCGGCGCATTTTTGCCATCGGCCGACCGAACCCAGCGTGATTCGGGGGCGTCGAGTGCTCGGGGTGCGCGTCGACGACGTCACCCCGGACGAGACCATCGCTTTGGCCCAGCAGTTCATCGCCGAACGCCGCCCCCGCCACATCGTCACGGTCAACCCTGAGTTCGTCATGGAGGCGCGCCGCAACCCGGCGTTCGCGGCGGTGCTGAACGCCGCCGACCTCGCGGTGCCCGACGGCACGGGCATTGCTTGGGCATGCTGGTACGCCGGGCGGCCGCTTCGGAGCTTAGTGCGCGGCGTCGAGCTCGTCGAAAAGCTGGCCGCCGTTGGCGCAACGGCAGGATGGCGCCTTTTCCTGCTCGGCGCGGCCGAGGGGGTGGCCGCTGAGGCAGCAGCAGTCCTCCAGCAGCGCTATCCCGGGCTTCAGATCGCGGGCGTTTTCGCCGGCCGCGCCGGACCCGAGGGTGACGCGGAGACGACTGCCGCCGTGCGCGCGGCCGCCCCTGTCGACCTGCTGCTCGTCGCCTACGGCGCGCCCGCCCAGGACCTCTGGATCGCGCGGAATGCGGCCCAGCTCGGCATTCCTCTCTCTATCGGCGTCGGCGGCACCTTCGACTATCTGTCCGGCCGGGTGAAACGGGCACCGCGCTGGGCGATCCGGCTCGGCTTGGAATGGCTTGTCCGCTTGGTCCGGCAGCCGTGGCGATGGCGGCGGCAGCTAGCGCTCATCGCCTTTGTCTGGGCAATCCTCACCCAGCGTCGGCCCGTTCGCCTGACTGCCCGCCGTCTCCCCCAAGCGCAGCCCGGGCACGAGCCGCCAGCCAGCCGCGAGCAGCGGTGACCGCCTCTTCGCTCGAGGAAATTCACCGTCTTGACTTGCGGGCAAGCAAGCGTCATAGTGCAGAACGAAGCTGCCGAGTCGGCTCGCTGCTGGCGCCCATCGTTGTTGGCCACTGGCCGAAAGGAGTCGCTGTGGCATCAAAACGGCATCTCGCGCTATTCCTCGCCTCCCGAGGTCCAGCCGCGGCTCGATTGCTTTCGACGGCGCTGGTTGTCGCGCTGCTTGCGGCGTCGATGACCGCCCCTCTCGCTGCGCAGAGCCGCGAGGATTTTCCCGTGGAAGGAGGATGGTTCTATACCCAAACGCGAGGAGGACAGCCTGCTGGCTACGGCTACGCTGTGGTGGACCTCGCCGGCATTCCGATGTGGACTGCCTTCCGCGAGCTGGGCGGGGTCACCCGGCTGGGCTATCCGATCTCGCACCGCTTCCTGTGGGATGGCTTCCCCGCGCAAGCGTTTGAGGGCGGCGTACTGCATTGGCGCGCTGATGTCGGCGTTGTCCAGATCGTCAACGTCATCGACTGGCTCGGCCAGCATGGGTTTGACAACTGGCTGGCCGCGACGTACGGTGCGGCCCCCTCGCTCGACTGGCGGGATGACGTTCTGTTCAACTGGGAGGTAGTGAAAGCGCGCCATTTCGCGCTGCTCGATCGGAGCCCACGGATCCGCGAGGCCTATTTCGGGATCGGCGCCGACCCGGTGACCTACTACGGGCTTCCGCAGTCGGCCGTCGACAATGGGCAGACGTTTGTCGTTCGGATGCAGCGAGCGATTTTCCAAGAGTGGCGGGTTGACACTCCGTGGGCACGCGCGGGGACAGTGTTTGTCATCGATGGCGGCGAGATCCTGAAAGAGGCCGGCGTCATCCCGGCGAGCGCCGCAGCGCCGCTCCTGCCGGGTCCGGCGCTCGCGCTCGCCGGCTTCCCGCCCGTCGCGATCATCCAGCCCCAGCCGCGCGGGACCGGCGTTCGCGCGCCGGCGCCGCCGCCGGACGCTCTCTGCCCGCCCTATGCCCCCGTGCAGCCATTCCGCCCCAACTGTCGGATCTTGTATGGGTTCCCCCCCGGCTCGCCGGTACCTCCCGGCGGAGTGCCGGCCGTCGATGCCCCCACGACACCCCCGAGTGCGCTTCCGCCCGCGCCGCCGCCCCCGCCCAGCCTACCCGCCACACCGCCTCCCAGCGCCCTCGTTCCGCCGGCGGGCGTGATCCCGGCTGCGCCTCCGGCCCTCGGACCGGCAGCGCCCTTCGGCCCGTTCCCCTTCCCTGTGTTTGGCGGATCGTGCACCGGGGATGAGACGGTCGAGTTCGTTCCCAATCCCGCGATCGCCGACCGAGAATTCTCGGTCGAAGTCTCTTCGGCGAAGTACACCCTCGGCGTCGGACTGCTGGGACCGGGCAGCATCCGCCTCCGTGAAGTCGTGGCCGGAGGCAAGGGCACGGTCTGGAAATTCGCGGTCATTGTCCCCGCAGGCACGTGGCAGTACACCTTCGTTCGTGATGGCGGCGCGAGCGCCTGCGTGACACGCACTGTCGAGGTCGTGCGCCAGTAGCGTCCCCCTCCCCCTGCACCCGGCGCGCATCCGGCAGGACGGCCGCAGGCGGTGCGGCCGTCCTGAACCTCGGCGGTGGCGCCCGGTCGGAAGAGGCAAAGCGCCCCCCGCTCGTCTCCCGCGGCACCTCAGCAGCCTGAGACCCGGAAGTACCCCCTTCCTCTGCGCCGCCAAGGG
Above is a genomic segment from Dehalococcoidia bacterium containing:
- a CDS encoding WecB/TagA/CpsF family glycosyltransferase, producing the protein MIRGRRVLGVRVDDVTPDETIALAQQFIAERRPRHIVTVNPEFVMEARRNPAFAAVLNAADLAVPDGTGIAWACWYAGRPLRSLVRGVELVEKLAAVGATAGWRLFLLGAAEGVAAEAAAVLQQRYPGLQIAGVFAGRAGPEGDAETTAAVRAAAPVDLLLVAYGAPAQDLWIARNAAQLGIPLSIGVGGTFDYLSGRVKRAPRWAIRLGLEWLVRLVRQPWRWRRQLALIAFVWAILTQRRPVRLTARRLPQAQPGHEPPASREQR